The following coding sequences lie in one Paenibacillus durus ATCC 35681 genomic window:
- the acsA gene encoding acetate--CoA ligase, whose protein sequence is MGKFHDEILPRRMYNSNLADYGQAVAHFKWEDVERQFTWYETGKVNMAYEAVDRHVEEGRGEKTALLYSDPIREESYSFADLKEKSNRFGNVLRKYGIGKGDRVFLFMPRQPDLYFSLLGILKIGAVAGPLFEAFMETAVKDRLEDSGAVALVTTPELLQRVKREELPDLRYIFLVGGDSDPEKGLISYDLESASASAELEPEWLGLEDGLIMHYTSGSTGKPKGVYHVQLAMVQHYYTGRVVLDLRDDDIYWCTADPGWVTGTSYGIFAPWLNGVTNVVRGGRFSPRDWYNTIERYKVTVWYSAPTAFRMLMGAGKESLKGVDLSSLRHVLSVGEPLNPEVIRWGNNVLGQRIHDTWWMTETGGQLICNYPGMDIKLGSMGRPLPGITAAILDDQGHKLPPYSMGNLAIKTPWPSMMNRIWNNPAKYEEYFHIPGWYISGDSAYMDDEGYFWFQGRVDDCINSSGEMIGPFEVESKLIEHPAVAEAGVIGIPDALRGEIIKAFISLREGYLPSDELKDEIAAFVKSGLSAHAAPRVIEFKDKLPKTRSGKIMRRVLKAWELHQPAGDLSTIED, encoded by the coding sequence ATGGGGAAGTTTCATGATGAAATTTTACCTCGCCGGATGTACAATTCCAATTTGGCTGATTACGGTCAGGCTGTCGCCCATTTCAAGTGGGAGGATGTTGAACGACAGTTCACCTGGTACGAAACGGGTAAAGTTAATATGGCGTATGAGGCGGTTGACCGCCATGTGGAGGAAGGCCGGGGCGAAAAGACGGCGCTGCTGTACAGTGATCCGATACGTGAAGAATCCTATTCTTTTGCCGATTTGAAAGAAAAGTCGAACCGATTCGGCAATGTGCTGCGTAAATACGGGATTGGCAAGGGGGACAGGGTATTTCTGTTCATGCCCAGGCAGCCCGACCTGTATTTCAGTCTGCTGGGCATCTTGAAGATAGGCGCTGTCGCAGGACCGTTGTTCGAAGCGTTCATGGAAACGGCGGTCAAGGACCGGCTTGAGGACAGCGGGGCGGTCGCGCTGGTAACTACGCCGGAGCTGCTGCAGCGGGTGAAGCGGGAGGAGCTTCCCGACCTGCGTTATATTTTTCTGGTAGGCGGGGATTCGGACCCTGAAAAAGGACTGATCAGCTATGATTTGGAAAGCGCTTCCGCATCTGCGGAGCTTGAACCGGAGTGGCTGGGCCTTGAGGATGGGCTGATTATGCATTACACATCCGGTTCGACCGGTAAGCCGAAAGGCGTATACCATGTGCAGCTTGCGATGGTTCAGCACTATTATACCGGAAGAGTCGTGCTTGATCTGCGGGATGATGATATATACTGGTGCACGGCCGACCCGGGATGGGTTACAGGCACGTCGTACGGGATTTTTGCCCCGTGGCTTAACGGCGTCACCAATGTCGTTCGCGGCGGACGCTTCAGTCCACGTGATTGGTACAATACGATTGAACGCTACAAAGTAACGGTATGGTACAGTGCTCCGACGGCGTTCCGCATGCTGATGGGGGCGGGGAAAGAGAGTCTGAAAGGTGTTGATTTGAGCAGTCTGCGCCATGTCCTCTCCGTTGGCGAGCCGCTCAACCCGGAAGTCATTCGCTGGGGAAACAACGTATTAGGTCAGCGCATTCACGACACCTGGTGGATGACAGAGACGGGCGGACAGCTGATCTGCAACTATCCCGGAATGGACATTAAGCTAGGGTCTATGGGACGGCCGCTTCCTGGCATCACCGCCGCAATTCTGGATGATCAGGGCCATAAATTGCCTCCGTATTCCATGGGCAATCTGGCGATCAAGACGCCGTGGCCGTCCATGATGAACCGGATTTGGAATAATCCCGCCAAGTACGAGGAATATTTTCACATTCCCGGCTGGTATATCTCCGGAGATTCCGCGTATATGGATGATGAAGGGTACTTCTGGTTTCAGGGGCGGGTTGACGATTGTATCAATTCCTCGGGTGAAATGATCGGACCTTTCGAGGTGGAGAGCAAACTGATTGAACACCCTGCCGTTGCGGAGGCTGGAGTCATCGGCATACCGGACGCCCTGCGCGGAGAAATCATCAAAGCCTTTATATCGCTGCGCGAAGGATATTTGCCTTCGGATGAGCTGAAGGACGAAATAGCGGCGTTTGTAAAATCAGGGCTTTCCGCCCATGCCGCGCCAAGGGTAATCGAGTTCAAGGATAAACTGCCGAAGACCCGCTCCGGCAAAATTATGCGCCGGGTGCTCAAAGCCTGGGAGCTTCACCAGCCCGCCGGAGATCTATCGACAATTGAGGATTAG
- the ccpA gene encoding catabolite control protein A, translating to MTVTIYDVAREAGVSMATVSRVVNNNPNVKPQTRKKVYEAIERLGYRPNAVARGLASKKTTTVGVVIPDISNSIFAEIARGIEDIANMYHYNIILCNADKRKEKEIRVINTLLEKQVDGLLFMGGTVTDEHILAFQTSSVPIVLCATSDEKGVYPSVDIDHETAAFDAVNTLIRHGHREIAMISGTLQDPANGYARFHGYKKALETAGIEYQEDLVRIGNYRYESGVEAMKYFLGLKKKPTAVFAATDEMAIGAIHSIQDEGLKVPDDFSVISVDNIRMASMVRPLLTTVAQPMYDLGAVAMRLLTKLMKKETVENPRVILPHETILRLSVNHLNK from the coding sequence TTGACGGTAACCATTTACGATGTAGCGCGTGAAGCAGGCGTATCTATGGCAACGGTATCACGGGTTGTGAATAACAATCCAAATGTGAAACCGCAAACCCGCAAGAAAGTGTATGAAGCGATTGAGCGTTTAGGGTATCGTCCCAACGCCGTGGCTAGAGGTCTTGCCAGTAAGAAAACGACGACCGTTGGCGTTGTTATTCCAGACATATCCAATTCCATTTTTGCGGAAATCGCCCGCGGAATCGAAGATATTGCCAACATGTATCACTATAATATTATTTTGTGTAACGCCGACAAGCGCAAGGAGAAGGAAATCCGCGTCATCAACACTTTGCTGGAGAAGCAGGTGGACGGGCTCCTCTTCATGGGCGGCACGGTGACGGATGAGCATATTCTGGCTTTCCAGACGTCCTCCGTTCCGATTGTTCTGTGCGCGACGAGTGATGAGAAGGGTGTGTATCCTTCCGTCGATATCGACCATGAGACTGCCGCATTCGACGCGGTCAATACTCTGATCCGTCACGGTCACCGCGAAATTGCGATGATCAGCGGCACGCTGCAGGACCCGGCCAACGGCTATGCGCGATTCCATGGATATAAGAAAGCGCTCGAAACGGCCGGAATTGAGTACCAAGAAGATCTTGTACGTATCGGAAATTACCGTTATGAATCCGGCGTTGAGGCTATGAAATACTTCCTGGGTCTTAAGAAGAAGCCAACGGCAGTCTTTGCCGCAACGGATGAAATGGCCATTGGCGCGATCCACAGCATTCAGGACGAAGGTCTGAAAGTGCCGGATGATTTCTCGGTTATCAGTGTGGACAACATTCGTATGGCATCGATGGTCCGTCCGCTGCTTACGACGGTTGCACAGCCGATGTATGACCTTGGCGCGGTAGCCATGAGGCTTCTAACCAAGCTGATGAAGAAAGAGACCGTGGAGAATCCGCGAGTCATTTTGCCGCATGAGACCATTCTGCGTTTGTCCGTTAACCATCTGAACAAATAA
- a CDS encoding transglycosylase domain-containing protein — MAQENMKKTATDIRPRRSWLRRVGSVVKWMFILGVMGVLFAGGAVGGLVASIVKDDPVRSEQTIQERIGENVVTGFAYFRDGMPIGQLRTEEDRRLVAFKDIPQIIIDAVLAIEDNRFYEHHGVDISGTMRAVKQKLLNESVQTGGSTLTQQLARRVFLSLDKTEDRKVKEILLSLRLERFLSKDEILTAYLNKVPFGNGANGYNVYGIKAAAKGLFGIDDLDKLNIAQAAYLAGLPQLPSAYSAFNGYGEFNEAAFNRALDRQHLVLRRMLEENKITPPQYQEALAFDIKKSLAPHTKKAYVTFPYLMMETERQAAGILLSLANNNQDSSKGASQLEEARQQLLTGGYRVYTTIDKKVYSAMHSISEDSSNFTKKSKTKGLEQTAGMMIDNKTGAILGMIEGRDFNVESMNYATQMVRQPGSTMKPIAAYLPALEEGLIQPASILDDAPIILKDGSKGFHIPKNANNRYQGLVTARYALNNSLNLPALKLFDEKVGIKNAWAFAKKLGITTIQDEDYSAQTGVLGGLKYGVSVEDLTNAYSAIANKGVFNDAYMIEKIVDSKGKIIYQHKANPERVFSEQTAYLMTDMLRTVITNGTGSTVRSNYKHFKDIPVVGKTGSTQNYADVWFMGYSPDITLGMWVGYKEQINTLTTKTQRKQAQALWAKVMNAVIEKKPDLFPTQKFDQPDGIVKETVSAYSGKQPTSLTDKFTTDIFNKKFVPKDSDDGISHAKYITYGGVNYIPRDGTPDDFLKERIVVSREKPIEELIKELKAAFPSMREHEPLGYYLPADAKTGVPTEVDPREDNGSAPTAPRNVEVSYGSGKAVIRFTQSGSPDVVGYRLYRSVNGGPFQKVDVLLAGDGTSFTADNSASDYAVFYVAAVDVAGNETASGSVGGGAPTPEPSPSPEDILLPGIETTPGVDIVPSPSASPGTSDGPGTSPSTAVDSGTAIDPGTAVDPGRP, encoded by the coding sequence ATGGCTCAGGAAAATATGAAAAAAACAGCGACGGACATTCGCCCGCGAAGGTCCTGGTTGCGCAGGGTCGGTTCCGTCGTGAAATGGATGTTCATCCTTGGCGTAATGGGCGTCCTGTTCGCCGGCGGCGCCGTAGGAGGACTTGTCGCTTCCATAGTAAAAGATGACCCTGTCCGCTCCGAGCAGACCATTCAGGAGAGAATCGGCGAGAATGTCGTGACAGGATTCGCCTATTTCCGCGATGGCATGCCGATCGGCCAGCTCCGGACGGAGGAAGACCGCAGGCTAGTCGCCTTTAAGGATATTCCCCAAATCATTATTGACGCTGTTCTCGCCATAGAGGATAACCGTTTTTACGAGCATCATGGAGTGGATATCAGCGGCACGATGCGCGCCGTCAAGCAAAAACTGCTGAACGAGTCCGTACAGACCGGCGGCAGCACCCTTACCCAGCAGCTTGCCAGACGCGTATTTTTAAGCTTGGATAAGACGGAAGACCGCAAGGTGAAGGAAATCCTGCTGTCACTGCGGCTGGAGCGCTTTTTGAGCAAAGATGAAATTTTAACGGCTTACCTGAACAAGGTCCCCTTCGGCAACGGAGCGAACGGCTATAACGTCTACGGCATCAAAGCGGCGGCCAAAGGATTATTCGGCATCGACGATCTGGATAAGCTGAATATCGCCCAGGCAGCCTATCTGGCGGGCCTCCCCCAGCTTCCTTCCGCCTACTCGGCGTTCAACGGGTATGGGGAATTCAATGAGGCTGCGTTTAACCGCGCGCTCGACCGCCAGCACCTTGTCCTGCGGCGTATGTTGGAGGAGAACAAAATTACGCCTCCCCAATACCAGGAAGCGTTGGCCTTTGACATCAAGAAATCTCTGGCTCCGCATACCAAGAAAGCTTACGTTACTTTTCCTTATCTCATGATGGAAACGGAGCGCCAGGCGGCGGGAATCCTGCTGTCTCTGGCGAACAATAACCAGGACAGCTCCAAGGGCGCTTCACAGCTTGAAGAGGCTCGCCAGCAGCTGCTGACAGGCGGATACCGGGTGTATACAACGATTGATAAAAAAGTATACAGCGCGATGCACAGCATCTCCGAGGACAGCAGCAATTTTACCAAGAAAAGCAAGACCAAAGGTCTCGAACAAACCGCCGGCATGATGATCGACAACAAGACCGGCGCGATTCTGGGAATGATCGAAGGACGCGATTTTAATGTCGAAAGCATGAACTACGCCACCCAGATGGTCCGTCAGCCCGGTTCGACAATGAAACCGATCGCCGCTTATCTGCCCGCTCTAGAGGAAGGGTTGATTCAACCCGCAAGCATCCTGGACGACGCGCCGATTATTCTGAAGGACGGTTCGAAGGGCTTTCACATTCCCAAGAACGCCAATAACCGTTATCAGGGCCTCGTGACGGCAAGATATGCGCTCAACAACTCCTTGAACCTGCCGGCGCTTAAGCTGTTCGATGAAAAGGTTGGGATCAAGAATGCCTGGGCTTTTGCTAAAAAGCTGGGAATTACAACCATACAGGACGAAGACTATAGCGCACAGACCGGGGTTCTTGGGGGGTTAAAATACGGCGTGTCCGTTGAAGATTTAACCAATGCCTATTCCGCCATTGCCAACAAAGGCGTATTTAACGATGCATACATGATCGAGAAAATCGTCGATTCGAAGGGAAAAATCATCTATCAGCATAAGGCTAATCCGGAGCGTGTATTCTCCGAGCAGACCGCTTATTTAATGACGGATATGCTGCGCACCGTTATTACCAACGGTACGGGGAGCACGGTTAGGAGCAATTACAAGCATTTCAAGGATATCCCGGTTGTCGGCAAGACGGGTTCTACCCAGAATTATGCGGACGTATGGTTCATGGGTTACTCGCCTGACATTACGCTGGGGATGTGGGTCGGCTATAAGGAGCAGATCAATACACTTACAACCAAAACGCAGCGGAAACAGGCACAGGCGCTGTGGGCTAAGGTAATGAACGCGGTTATTGAGAAAAAACCGGACCTGTTCCCTACGCAGAAATTTGATCAGCCGGACGGCATCGTCAAAGAAACCGTATCGGCATACAGCGGCAAGCAGCCAACCTCGCTTACGGATAAGTTTACGACCGATATTTTCAACAAAAAATTTGTGCCTAAGGATAGTGACGACGGGATTTCACATGCCAAATACATTACTTACGGCGGAGTGAACTATATCCCGCGTGACGGAACACCGGATGACTTTCTGAAGGAAAGGATCGTTGTCTCCAGAGAGAAGCCGATTGAGGAACTGATCAAGGAACTGAAGGCAGCCTTTCCATCCATGAGGGAGCATGAACCGCTGGGGTACTATCTGCCGGCGGATGCTAAGACAGGCGTTCCGACGGAGGTGGACCCTCGCGAGGACAACGGCAGCGCTCCAACGGCGCCGCGGAATGTAGAAGTCTCCTATGGCAGCGGCAAAGCGGTTATCCGCTTTACGCAGAGCGGCTCACCCGATGTCGTCGGTTACCGGCTTTACCGTTCCGTGAACGGAGGTCCATTCCAAAAAGTAGATGTACTCCTAGCCGGGGATGGCACATCGTTCACTGCGGATAACTCGGCAAGCGATTATGCTGTTTTTTATGTTGCAGCGGTTGATGTGGCCGGAAATGAAACGGCTTCAGGCAGTGTCGGCGGTGGCGCGCCGACGCCCGAGCCGTCGCCAAGTCCGGAAGACATCCTCTTACCGGGTATTGAAACAACACCTGGAGTGGACATTGTGCCGAGTCCAAGCGCGTCTCCCGGTACGTCTGATGGACCAGGTACGTCCCCTAGTACGGCCGTTGATTCCGGGACGGCCATAGATCCTGGGACCGCCGTTGATCCTGGGCGGCCCTGA
- a CDS encoding DUF4179 domain-containing protein translates to MFEREEKLARDYFHAADRQSSLVSEQELDAAIHAGIAEGTRRGKNVRRRYAFTTAVILTVALLFIISWLGGPGSQQMTAVQPKNWGEFETYRSIAKNNITIKTALDAGLVIPLHISTQEKNGYRITLDGMIADRRGMMLLYTFENRSAQKATVTHFSLKGPSNYSSTSYWAGGDGSPGITHNYFQLTLEEGQKLSERLTAEAIVIPDTPEAQLSSSNKFRTSLTAGFTVDTAEIEKSGRDIDIGKTMTVSGQHIHIEKAYIGPTGIYLNAVYDDQNAKRIFSVIEPTIMSGKGEKETALTSYMTQSVNTPLQTMVFHNNNMDAKGPLKFTIKGIQALDKSDLKLVVDTEAQKIIKAPDDRLTLSDRSTDIRTESSSGVEGRANSSQLVLQLSTKPTTHDEMTRLSFDLDDSFTDGEGVKHSIYRNEGTYWESGGNSEGWTDTGIFNLGFAKLPQPLTFTISSYTNPILEEQSVRIR, encoded by the coding sequence ATGTTTGAACGTGAAGAGAAGCTGGCCCGGGATTATTTTCACGCTGCTGACCGGCAGTCGTCGCTAGTATCCGAGCAGGAGCTGGATGCAGCGATTCATGCCGGTATCGCCGAAGGGACCCGCAGAGGTAAGAACGTCCGTAGACGTTATGCTTTCACAACCGCGGTTATTCTGACCGTCGCCCTGTTGTTCATCATCTCGTGGCTGGGGGGACCCGGTAGTCAACAGATGACCGCGGTTCAGCCCAAGAACTGGGGGGAGTTTGAAACGTACCGTTCAATCGCGAAGAACAATATCACTATAAAAACGGCGCTGGACGCCGGACTGGTCATACCTCTCCACATTTCAACGCAGGAGAAAAACGGCTACAGAATTACCCTGGACGGCATGATCGCCGACCGGCGGGGTATGATGCTGCTGTATACGTTTGAGAACCGGAGTGCGCAAAAGGCGACGGTCACCCATTTTTCGTTGAAAGGCCCATCGAACTATTCTTCCACTTCCTATTGGGCCGGCGGCGACGGAAGCCCGGGAATCACCCATAATTACTTCCAGCTCACTTTGGAAGAAGGACAGAAACTGTCTGAAAGGCTGACGGCTGAAGCGATTGTAATACCGGATACTCCTGAGGCTCAACTTTCCAGCTCGAACAAATTCAGAACCTCACTGACCGCCGGTTTTACGGTGGATACCGCGGAGATTGAAAAGTCCGGCCGTGATATCGACATCGGCAAAACAATGACGGTCAGCGGTCAGCATATTCATATCGAAAAAGCCTATATCGGACCGACAGGAATATACTTGAATGCAGTATATGACGATCAGAATGCCAAACGTATATTCAGTGTGATTGAGCCGACGATTATGTCCGGAAAGGGAGAAAAGGAAACAGCTCTGACTTCCTACATGACGCAGAGTGTGAATACTCCGCTGCAGACGATGGTTTTCCACAACAATAATATGGATGCCAAAGGGCCGCTGAAGTTTACGATCAAGGGAATCCAGGCTTTAGATAAATCTGATCTTAAGCTTGTCGTCGATACGGAGGCCCAAAAAATAATCAAGGCGCCTGACGACCGATTAACGCTATCCGACCGAAGCACCGATATCAGGACCGAAAGCAGTTCGGGCGTTGAGGGGAGAGCAAACTCCAGTCAACTTGTACTCCAATTAAGTACCAAGCCTACTACGCATGACGAAATGACTCGCCTGTCATTTGATCTGGACGACAGCTTTACGGACGGCGAGGGAGTGAAGCATTCGATTTACCGGAACGAAGGAACTTATTGGGAATCCGGAGGCAATTCGGAGGGATGGACAGATACTGGTATTTTCAATCTAGGGTTCGCCAAGCTTCCGCAGCCGCTTACCTTTACGATTAGCAGCTACACGAACCCTATACTTGAGGAGCAATCCGTCCGAATCCGTTAA
- a CDS encoding type 1 glutamine amidotransferase domain-containing protein encodes MRLAGKKVIALVDDEFEDLELWYPVYRVREEGAEVHLTGLEKGKTYIGKYGVPAIAEYSWDELNAADYDGILVPGGWAPDKIRRYPAVLQLIRDFNEAGKPIGQICHAGWVLISAKILEGVTVTSTPGIRDDMENAGAIWKDEPVVVDGHIISARRPPDLPPYGKAFCDALAGK; translated from the coding sequence TTGAGACTGGCCGGAAAAAAAGTTATCGCGCTCGTAGACGACGAGTTTGAAGATTTAGAGCTTTGGTATCCGGTATACCGGGTCAGGGAGGAAGGCGCGGAGGTGCATCTGACCGGGCTTGAAAAAGGCAAAACCTATATCGGCAAGTACGGCGTACCGGCGATCGCCGAATACTCCTGGGATGAACTGAACGCGGCCGATTACGATGGCATCTTGGTTCCGGGCGGTTGGGCTCCGGATAAGATCCGCCGTTATCCCGCTGTGCTGCAGCTCATCCGCGATTTCAACGAAGCCGGGAAACCGATCGGGCAGATCTGCCATGCCGGATGGGTGCTGATTTCCGCAAAAATTCTGGAAGGCGTTACGGTAACCTCCACGCCAGGCATCCGGGACGATATGGAGAACGCCGGAGCAATCTGGAAGGACGAGCCTGTCGTTGTCGATGGCCATATCATCTCCGCCCGCCGTCCACCCGATCTCCCGCCATACGGCAAAGCGTTCTGCGATGCTCTTGCCGGGAAATAA
- the tyrS gene encoding tyrosine--tRNA ligase: MKWEELTPEQQLETERQLEIIKRGVVEIVPEEELKRKIMKSVVTGVPLNVKLGLDPSAPDIHVGHTVVMHKLRQFQELGHQVQLIIGDFTGRIGDPTGKSETRKQLTEEDVKRNAETYKKQLHKILDPEKTKVFYNSEWLGPMTFADVVGLSAKVTVARMLERDDFTKRYQSGQPISIHEFFYPLMQGMDSVALKSDVELGGTDQKFNLLMGRTLQKEYGVDTQAAIMTPLLEGLDGVQKMSKSLGNYIGIDEEPNEIYGKAMSVPDELMLKYYSLATDIGNEELKELEKGLESGAVHPRDAKMKLAHTFVRMYHGVDAAGAAQQHFVTVFQQRALPDDIETAVLPAAELTDGSIRLINLLTLIGFASSNGEAKRSIQQGAVKLNEQKLSDPNADIVPQDGDIIQVGKRKFAKLTLE, translated from the coding sequence ATGAAGTGGGAAGAATTAACGCCGGAGCAGCAGCTTGAGACCGAGCGCCAGCTGGAGATTATCAAGCGCGGCGTCGTGGAAATTGTACCGGAAGAGGAACTGAAGCGGAAAATCATGAAATCGGTCGTCACCGGTGTGCCGCTTAATGTCAAGCTGGGTCTGGACCCGTCCGCGCCGGATATCCATGTGGGCCACACGGTCGTTATGCATAAGCTGCGCCAATTTCAGGAGCTGGGCCATCAGGTGCAGCTGATTATCGGGGACTTCACGGGGCGGATCGGGGACCCGACGGGCAAATCGGAAACGCGCAAGCAGCTGACTGAGGAGGATGTGAAGCGCAACGCGGAAACGTACAAGAAGCAGCTTCATAAAATCCTAGATCCCGAGAAGACAAAAGTATTCTACAATTCGGAATGGCTCGGGCCGATGACCTTTGCGGATGTTGTGGGATTGTCCGCCAAAGTGACCGTTGCGCGCATGCTGGAGCGTGACGATTTCACCAAGCGGTACCAGAGCGGACAGCCGATCAGCATCCACGAGTTCTTCTATCCGCTGATGCAGGGGATGGACTCCGTGGCTCTGAAAAGCGACGTGGAGCTCGGCGGAACGGACCAGAAATTCAATCTGCTGATGGGACGCACGCTGCAAAAAGAATACGGCGTCGACACCCAGGCTGCCATTATGACTCCGCTGCTTGAAGGCCTTGACGGCGTACAGAAGATGAGCAAGAGTCTTGGCAACTACATCGGCATTGACGAAGAGCCGAATGAAATTTACGGCAAAGCGATGTCCGTCCCGGACGAGCTGATGCTGAAATACTATTCGCTTGCGACCGACATCGGTAACGAGGAATTGAAAGAGCTGGAGAAAGGACTGGAGTCGGGAGCGGTTCATCCGCGGGACGCCAAAATGAAGCTGGCGCATACATTCGTCAGAATGTATCACGGCGTTGATGCGGCAGGTGCCGCGCAGCAGCACTTTGTGACCGTATTCCAGCAGCGGGCGCTGCCGGACGATATCGAGACGGCGGTTCTGCCAGCAGCGGAGCTAACGGACGGCTCCATTCGGCTGATAAATCTGCTTACGCTGATCGGTTTTGCCTCATCCAACGGGGAGGCTAAGCGCAGCATTCAGCAGGGGGCGGTCAAGCTGAACGAACAGAAGCTGAGCGACCCGAATGCGGACATCGTTCCCCAGGATGGGGATATCATTCAGGTAGGCAAGCGTAAGTTCGCTAAGCTGACTTTGGAATAG
- the rpsD gene encoding 30S ribosomal protein S4: protein MARYTGPKFKLSRRLGISLSGTGKDLKRPFPPGQHGANQRRKVSNYGQQLLEKQKLRHMYGLGEKQFRTLFHKAHSMQGIAGENFMFLLESRLDNLVYRLGFANSRAGARQLVSHGHVTVNGKKVDIASYLVSTGDVIGLRERSRGLSSVKEALTNRTHLPAYLEFSDAAVEGKFIRFPERAELSQDIDEKQIVEFYNR, encoded by the coding sequence ATGGCACGTTACACCGGACCTAAATTCAAACTCAGCCGCCGTCTGGGCATTTCCCTGAGCGGCACTGGCAAAGACCTGAAACGCCCTTTCCCTCCGGGACAGCATGGCGCTAACCAACGCAGAAAAGTAAGCAACTACGGTCAACAGCTTCTGGAGAAGCAAAAACTGCGTCACATGTACGGCTTGGGCGAGAAACAATTCCGCACTTTGTTCCACAAAGCGCACAGCATGCAAGGGATCGCGGGCGAGAACTTCATGTTCCTGCTTGAGAGCCGTCTGGACAACCTCGTTTACCGTCTTGGCTTTGCCAACTCCCGTGCAGGAGCGCGTCAATTGGTATCCCACGGCCACGTAACGGTTAACGGCAAAAAGGTTGACATCGCTTCTTACCTCGTAAGCACCGGCGACGTTATCGGCCTTCGTGAGAGAAGCCGCGGCTTGTCTTCCGTTAAGGAAGCACTGACTAACCGCACTCATCTGCCAGCTTACCTGGAATTCTCCGACGCTGCAGTGGAAGGCAAGTTCATCCGTTTCCCTGAGCGCGCTGAGCTTTCCCAAGACATCGACGAGAAACAAATCGTCGAATTCTACAACCGTTAA
- a CDS encoding 5'-methylthioadenosine/adenosylhomocysteine nucleosidase, producing MEAVSGIIGAMDEEIKLLLEQMEHSEAVVKAGITYYKGSIAGKSIIVCKSGVGKVNAAVTTQIMIDAFGAQKILFTGVAGALHPELEVGDIVISSECMQHDMDVTALGYARGIIPYQETSVFPADPELVQFAEKACQDLGVRYLKGRILSGDQFIASHESVVMLREQLGGACAEMEGAALAQVCQMNGIPFVVIRSMSDKADGSAKVSYAEFTEIASRQSHQILSVILNELL from the coding sequence ATGGAAGCTGTAAGCGGCATTATTGGAGCTATGGATGAGGAAATTAAACTGCTGCTGGAGCAAATGGAGCACAGTGAAGCGGTTGTCAAAGCAGGAATTACATATTATAAAGGCTCAATCGCCGGGAAGTCCATCATCGTCTGCAAATCGGGAGTGGGAAAGGTGAACGCCGCCGTCACTACGCAAATTATGATTGATGCGTTCGGCGCGCAAAAAATACTGTTCACGGGAGTGGCCGGAGCGCTGCATCCGGAGCTGGAAGTCGGGGATATCGTCATATCTTCGGAATGTATGCAGCATGATATGGATGTTACGGCGCTTGGCTACGCCCGCGGCATTATTCCGTATCAGGAGACGTCGGTCTTCCCGGCTGATCCGGAGCTTGTACAGTTTGCGGAAAAAGCCTGCCAGGATTTGGGAGTCCGTTATTTAAAGGGAAGAATACTTTCAGGCGACCAGTTTATTGCCAGCCATGAATCGGTCGTCATGCTCCGGGAGCAGCTCGGTGGAGCCTGTGCGGAAATGGAAGGTGCGGCTCTGGCCCAGGTGTGTCAGATGAACGGTATTCCGTTCGTTGTTATCCGCTCTATGTCCGATAAGGCCGACGGGTCGGCGAAAGTCAGCTATGCGGAGTTTACGGAAATCGCATCGCGGCAGTCTCATCAAATTCTAAGCGTCATTTTAAATGAATTGCTATAA